In Streptomyces puniciscabiei, a single genomic region encodes these proteins:
- a CDS encoding ABC transporter permease, with protein sequence MSTLAEVASGYRTRHTLPLRVELVRQLKRRRTLIMGAVLALLPFVLLIAFAIGGDPSDRNGRITLMDTATASGANFAAVNLFVSAGFLLVIPVALFCGDTVASEASWSSLRYLLAAPVPRARLLWSKLAVALGLSLAAMILLPLVALAAGTAAYGWGPLQIPTGGALDTGTAAARLAVTVAYIFVSQLVTAGLAFWLSTRTDAPLGAVGGAVGLTIVGNVLDAVTALGHWRDFLPAHWQFAWADAVQPRPEWSGMIQGTAISVTYALVLFALAFRGFSRKDVVS encoded by the coding sequence ATGAGCACGCTCGCCGAGGTCGCCTCCGGTTACCGGACGCGGCACACCCTGCCCCTGCGGGTGGAGCTGGTCCGCCAGCTCAAGCGGCGCCGCACCCTGATCATGGGCGCCGTCCTCGCCCTGCTGCCGTTCGTGCTGCTGATCGCCTTCGCGATCGGCGGCGACCCGTCGGACCGCAACGGCCGGATCACCCTGATGGACACGGCCACCGCGTCCGGCGCCAACTTCGCCGCGGTGAACCTGTTCGTCTCGGCCGGCTTCCTGCTGGTGATCCCGGTCGCCCTGTTCTGCGGGGACACGGTCGCCTCGGAGGCGAGCTGGTCCTCCCTGCGCTATCTGCTCGCCGCGCCCGTGCCGCGGGCCCGGCTGCTGTGGTCCAAGCTGGCCGTGGCGCTCGGGCTGAGCCTCGCCGCGATGATCCTGCTCCCGCTGGTCGCCCTCGCGGCCGGTACGGCCGCCTACGGCTGGGGCCCGCTGCAGATACCGACGGGCGGTGCGCTGGACACCGGGACGGCGGCGGCGCGCCTGGCGGTGACCGTGGCGTACATCTTCGTGTCCCAACTGGTCACCGCCGGGCTCGCGTTCTGGCTGTCGACGAGGACGGACGCCCCGCTCGGCGCGGTCGGCGGCGCGGTCGGTCTGACCATCGTCGGCAACGTCCTGGACGCCGTCACCGCGCTCGGCCACTGGCGCGACTTCCTGCCCGCGCACTGGCAGTTCGCCTGGGCCGACGCCGTCCAGCCGCGCCCTGAGTGGTCCGGCATGATCCAGGGCACCGCGATCTCGGTGACGTACGCGCTGGTGCTGTTCGCCCTGGCCTTCCGGGGATTCTCCCGAAAAGACGTGGTGTCATAG
- a CDS encoding glycosyltransferase family 4 protein: MRIPLGSVPRRATRSAAREPHVLHITQPVEGGVARFVADLAAAQRAAGLRVAVACPRGGMLTDALRTAGCRVLPWDATRAPGPQLPGEVARLARLLREVRPDVVHAHSAKAGLAARLAVRGRLPTVFQPHVWSFEAVDGVMAQAALRWEQFGARWATRVLCASEAERRTGEQSGITAEWQVIPNGVDTSRFRPEGSTARSTAGPLVVCVGRLCRQKGQDVLLEAWPAVVRQEPAARLVLVGDGPDADRLRALAPASVEFAGPAPDAAPWYRAADVVVLPSRWEGMALVPLEAMACARPVLVTDVDGARESLPPGHLPHCLVPPEDPDLLARALTALLRRAPLRAALGAQGRAHVLAAHDVQQTTDAVIDVYRELLGTTATPVLVPNQSRESITT; the protein is encoded by the coding sequence ATGCGCATTCCCCTCGGTTCCGTCCCGCGCCGTGCGACGCGGTCCGCCGCACGCGAGCCGCACGTCCTGCACATCACGCAGCCCGTGGAGGGCGGCGTCGCCCGGTTCGTGGCGGATCTGGCGGCGGCACAGCGCGCCGCGGGACTGCGTGTCGCCGTGGCCTGCCCACGGGGCGGCATGCTCACGGACGCCCTGCGCACGGCCGGCTGCCGGGTCCTGCCCTGGGACGCGACCCGCGCGCCGGGGCCCCAACTCCCCGGTGAGGTGGCGAGACTGGCACGGCTCCTGCGCGAGGTGCGGCCCGACGTGGTGCACGCGCACAGCGCGAAGGCGGGGCTCGCGGCACGGCTCGCGGTGCGCGGCCGGCTCCCGACCGTCTTCCAGCCGCACGTGTGGTCGTTCGAGGCCGTGGACGGCGTCATGGCCCAAGCGGCGCTGCGCTGGGAGCAGTTCGGGGCGCGCTGGGCGACGCGTGTGCTGTGCGCGAGCGAGGCGGAGCGGCGTACCGGGGAACAGAGCGGTATCACCGCCGAGTGGCAGGTGATTCCCAACGGCGTCGACACGAGCAGGTTCCGGCCGGAGGGCAGCACCGCCCGGTCCACGGCGGGCCCACTCGTCGTGTGCGTGGGGCGGTTGTGCCGGCAGAAGGGCCAGGACGTGCTCCTGGAGGCCTGGCCCGCCGTCGTGCGGCAGGAGCCCGCCGCCCGGCTGGTGCTGGTCGGCGACGGTCCGGACGCCGACCGGCTGCGGGCGCTCGCGCCCGCGTCGGTGGAGTTCGCCGGCCCGGCACCCGACGCCGCCCCCTGGTACCGGGCCGCCGACGTCGTCGTCCTGCCGTCCCGCTGGGAGGGCATGGCACTCGTGCCGCTGGAGGCGATGGCCTGTGCCCGGCCCGTCCTGGTCACGGACGTGGACGGGGCACGCGAGAGCCTGCCGCCCGGGCATCTGCCGCACTGCCTGGTGCCGCCGGAGGACCCCGACCTGCTGGCACGGGCCCTGACGGCGCTGTTGCGCCGGGCACCGCTGCGCGCGGCACTGGGCGCGCAGGGCCGCGCGCACGTGCTCGCCGCCCACGACGTACAGCAGACCACGGACGCGGTGATCGACGTGTACCGCGAACTGCTCGGCACCACCGCGACGCCGGTCCTGGTACCCAACCAGAGCAGGGAGTCCATCACCACATGA
- a CDS encoding glycosyl hydrolase family 28-related protein, producing the protein MSSVNVVDLGAVGDGRTDDTQAFETAYALAAARVRDGVGRLVVDIPAGDFLITRPHALLNGVAPPRPANGLRFVGAGKNMTTLVFRPGTGPGSYLCRNEDCWANVTFERMRFRSDTPGASFFSSYSDGEAQDYRFYECEWLGEWEYGLALDGTNTNSEMLWQACTVAGSYRKAFLYSGLTGHKQASPNEQDQFLNYWFTDIKVEYEWGNFLEFPYGGSISCRGGSYIITGKRPQNTAEYGTTSTFFRFPVSQHHDSVQRFHAQDIRFEVRNPDVRIIDCVWSSGTVHFTDCDDTANAFKDFSAEVRPHRYTVGPRGPLIRYDSCQLVGRHQFRPTQGQGALPTVVRYDMCLLRNHPRTQFAVTDRNGTAPFVRFIDCIDTEPPGAAAPPVTPSTPAAAPGPAPRHG; encoded by the coding sequence ATGTCCTCGGTCAACGTCGTCGACCTCGGTGCCGTGGGCGACGGACGCACCGATGACACACAGGCGTTCGAAACTGCCTACGCGCTCGCCGCCGCCCGCGTCCGCGACGGGGTCGGCCGACTGGTGGTGGACATTCCCGCCGGCGACTTCCTCATCACCCGCCCGCACGCCCTGTTGAACGGCGTCGCCCCGCCCCGGCCCGCGAACGGCCTGCGCTTCGTCGGAGCGGGCAAGAACATGACCACCCTCGTCTTCCGCCCGGGCACCGGCCCGGGCTCCTACTTGTGCCGCAATGAGGACTGCTGGGCGAACGTCACCTTCGAGCGCATGCGGTTCCGCTCCGACACACCGGGTGCGTCCTTCTTCAGTTCGTACTCCGACGGAGAGGCTCAGGACTACCGGTTCTACGAGTGCGAGTGGCTCGGGGAATGGGAATACGGCCTGGCCCTCGACGGAACGAACACCAACTCGGAAATGCTGTGGCAGGCCTGCACGGTCGCCGGCAGCTACCGCAAGGCGTTCCTCTACTCAGGGCTCACAGGGCACAAACAGGCCAGCCCGAACGAGCAGGACCAGTTCCTGAACTACTGGTTCACCGACATAAAGGTCGAATACGAGTGGGGCAACTTCCTGGAGTTCCCCTACGGCGGATCCATCTCCTGCCGCGGCGGCTCCTACATCATCACCGGCAAACGCCCCCAGAACACCGCGGAGTACGGCACCACCAGCACCTTCTTCCGCTTCCCGGTCAGCCAGCACCACGATTCGGTGCAGCGCTTCCACGCCCAGGACATCCGGTTCGAGGTGCGCAACCCCGACGTGCGGATCATCGACTGCGTCTGGAGCAGCGGAACGGTCCACTTCACCGACTGCGACGACACCGCGAACGCCTTCAAGGACTTCTCCGCCGAAGTCCGCCCGCACCGCTACACGGTGGGCCCGCGCGGACCCCTGATCCGCTACGACTCCTGTCAGCTCGTCGGCCGCCACCAGTTCCGGCCAACGCAGGGGCAGGGGGCCCTGCCGACCGTCGTCCGGTACGACATGTGCCTGCTCCGGAACCACCCGCGGACCCAGTTCGCCGTCACCGACCGCAACGGCACCGCCCCCTTCGTACGGTTCATCGACTGCATCGACACCGAGCCCCCGGGCGCCGCGGCTCCCCCGGTGACGCCCAGCACCCCGGCGGCGGCGCCCGGCCCGGCCCCGCGGCACGGCTGA